A genomic segment from Elusimicrobiota bacterium encodes:
- a CDS encoding NAD(P)-dependent oxidoreductase, whose protein sequence is MIKDEVLKSFIGKNVLVTGGTGLIGRQVVDILCNIGTNIKIVSLDKININPKVEHIYGDLTNFEFCKKITKDVNFVFHLAGIKGSIEIVEKKPASIFVTLLMMNTNVLEACRMNKVSKVVYTSTIGTYTSAEVFKESDYRIDSIPMELTSWSKRMAELQIHTYKLQYNLDNFAIVRPANVYGPGDNFDPKNAMVIPSLMYRIYSEEEPLVVWGNGSAVRDFVYSRDVAEGCILALYYGTKAGFVNLGSGQGTTIRELVETLHKFIDFNYKFDQSKPAGFPKRVMDISLAKKLIDYNPTTSLLDGLKETWNWFLNNQNEYLKKKNYFSEDNNE, encoded by the coding sequence ATGATTAAAGATGAAGTATTAAAGAGTTTTATTGGCAAGAATGTTTTAGTAACCGGAGGAACCGGTCTTATCGGCAGACAGGTAGTAGATATTTTATGTAATATAGGGACAAATATCAAAATAGTTTCACTTGATAAAATAAATATAAACCCAAAAGTGGAACATATTTATGGCGATCTTACAAATTTTGAGTTTTGTAAAAAAATAACCAAAGATGTTAATTTTGTTTTTCATCTTGCAGGAATTAAAGGTTCTATTGAAATTGTAGAGAAAAAACCTGCAAGTATTTTTGTAACGCTATTGATGATGAACACAAATGTATTGGAAGCATGCAGAATGAATAAAGTTAGCAAGGTTGTCTATACGAGTACAATTGGGACTTATACCAGCGCTGAAGTTTTCAAGGAATCGGATTACCGTATTGACAGCATTCCAATGGAACTTACAAGTTGGAGTAAACGAATGGCTGAACTGCAAATACACACATATAAACTACAGTATAATCTTGACAACTTTGCAATTGTAAGACCTGCAAATGTATATGGTCCTGGTGATAATTTTGACCCCAAAAATGCAATGGTAATCCCATCGCTAATGTACCGTATTTATTCAGAGGAAGAACCGTTAGTTGTTTGGGGTAACGGTTCTGCTGTTAGAGATTTTGTTTATAGCAGAGACGTGGCTGAAGGTTGCATATTGGCACTTTATTATGGCACGAAAGCAGGTTTTGTAAATTTAGGTAGTGGACAAGGAACAACTATACGGGAATTGGTAGAAACACTTCATAAATTTATTGATTTTAATTATAAGTTTGACCAAAGTAAACCTGCTGGATTTCCTAAAAGAGTAATGGATATTTCTTTGGCAAAAAAACTAATTGATTACAACCCGACAACTTCTTTATTGGATGGTTTGAAAGAAACATGGAATTGGTTTTTAAATAATCAAAACGAATACCTAAAGAAAAAAAATTATTTTTCTGAAGATAACAATGAATGA
- a CDS encoding glycosyltransferase, giving the protein MNELKILVIGSIYKNTLADSRNNLIETLLSNNSVFIDIQEIYNKYGFYGTHAYLTDYIKKNEINSVIYVGVSQWEFYLDISFFEKLRKDLFLVMETGDAEYYYETIIQYYAQAMDLVIVDDFVTPYRLRQIGINSLFYYSYLDTTHYYKKENVKKDIDVSFVGTITGRIGRSKYINYLLKNGINIKTFGWDSDSGVISQGKKIEIFNRSKINLNLTGLYYKSKIVKKNPIKKRIKGSKGTLLEVLSCGGFVLSEYYFGLENLFEFDKEIVIFRTKEELLEKVKYYLQHEAERENIAKRGHQRVIKDYNVKLAVPKLLATIDELRKEKVYRPSEIFVDDEFIKNYTTFRVLLILRFIKAGKWKFAFEELKIALKYRKFDWYQIHMFFIEEIFDSFPKIKLMLKIFLGKCKK; this is encoded by the coding sequence ATGAATGAATTAAAAATTTTAGTCATTGGAAGCATATATAAAAATACATTGGCAGATTCAAGAAATAACTTGATTGAAACTTTATTAAGTAATAATTCCGTATTTATAGATATCCAAGAAATTTATAATAAATATGGTTTCTACGGAACTCATGCCTATTTGACTGATTACATTAAAAAAAACGAAATAAATTCTGTTATCTATGTTGGCGTTTCACAATGGGAGTTTTATTTAGATATTAGTTTTTTTGAAAAATTAAGAAAAGATCTATTTCTGGTAATGGAAACGGGTGATGCAGAATATTACTATGAAACAATTATACAATATTATGCTCAAGCAATGGATTTGGTAATTGTTGACGATTTTGTAACACCATACCGACTTCGCCAAATCGGCATCAACTCTCTTTTTTATTACAGTTATCTTGACACTACACATTATTACAAAAAAGAAAATGTTAAAAAGGATATAGATGTGTCTTTTGTGGGAACTATAACGGGTAGGATTGGGAGAAGCAAATATATAAACTATCTTCTAAAAAATGGAATCAATATAAAAACTTTTGGCTGGGATTCTGATAGCGGAGTGATTTCTCAGGGAAAAAAAATTGAAATTTTTAATAGAAGCAAAATAAATTTAAATCTTACCGGGCTTTATTATAAATCAAAAATAGTTAAGAAAAACCCGATTAAAAAACGAATAAAGGGGTCAAAAGGAACACTTTTGGAAGTATTGTCTTGCGGTGGATTTGTATTGAGCGAGTATTATTTCGGTCTTGAAAACCTGTTTGAATTTGATAAGGAAATTGTTATATTTCGTACTAAAGAAGAACTGCTTGAAAAAGTAAAGTATTATCTGCAACACGAAGCAGAAAGAGAAAACATTGCAAAAAGGGGACATCAACGCGTAATTAAGGACTATAATGTAAAACTTGCAGTTCCTAAATTATTAGCAACAATTGATGAATTAAGAAAAGAGAAAGTATACAGACCTTCAGAAATTTTTGTTGACGATGAGTTTATTAAAAATTATACTACATTTAGAGTGCTTTTAATTTTAAGATTTATAAAAGCAGGAAAATGGAAATTTGCTTTTGAAGAATTAAAGATTGCTCTAAAATATAGGAAATTCGACTGGTATCAAATCCATATGTTTTTTATTGAAGAAATTTTTGACAGTTTTCCTAAAATTAAGTTAATGTTGAAAATATTCCTCGGCAAATGCAAAAAATGA